Within the Dechloromonas denitrificans genome, the region GCGAGGTCGATGCGGGCCTGGCGGAGGTCGCTGGCCAGATGTTTTTCCGGTGCGTTCATCGGTTCCCCCTTAATCCAGCTTGGCGCCGGAGGACTGGACGATCTTGCCCCAGCGCGCCGAGTCGTCCTTGATCGACTTGGCGAACGCTTCCGGCGTCGTGTGGCTGGCGTCGAGCCCCTGGGCCAGCAAGCGTTCCCGGACGTCAGGCAGCTTGGCGATGCGGACCAGTTCCTGGTTCAGGCGGTGCACGATCTCCTTCGGTGTCGCCGCCGGGACGACGATGCCGAACCACGAGCTGACGTCGAACTGGGGCAGGCCGACTTCGGCGGCGGTCGGCACGTTGGGGATCAAGGGCGAACGTTCCTTGCTCGAAACGATCAGGCCCTTGATCTTGCCGGCCTTGATCTGCGGGGCGAGGATGGTCAGCGTGTCGAAGGAGAGGTCGACTTCGCCGCCGAGCAGTGCGGTGACGGCCGGCGCGCTGCCCTTGAACGGGATATGCAGCAGGTCGGTGCCGGTCAGGCTCTTGAACAGTTCGCCGCTCAGGTGGCAGAGCGTGCCGTTGCCACACGAGGAATAGGTCAGCTTGCCCGGTTCCTTTTTGGCGGCGGCAATCAGTTCCTTGCTGTTGGCCGCGTGGACGTTGGGGCTGGCGGCCAGCACGTAGGGCACCGAGGCGACGATGGAAACCGGCGCGAAATCGCGGATCGGGTCGTAAGGCAGCTTCTTGTTGAGGTGCGGCAGCACGGTGAGCTGGCCGGCTGGCGCCAGCGACAGCGTGTAGCCGTCCGGGGCGGCCTTGGCGGCGGCTTCGGCGGCAATAGCGGTGCCGGCGCCCGGCTTGTTGTCGACCAGCACGGGTTGCTTGAACGCTTCGGACAGCTTTTCGGCGTAGATCCGGCCGACTGCGTCTGAGGCACCGCCCGGCGGGAAGGCGACGATCAGCTTGAGCGGCTTGCTCGGCCAGTTGTCGGCTTGGGCCAGGGGAGCGGC harbors:
- a CDS encoding tripartite tricarboxylate transporter substrate binding protein, with protein sequence MSNNAGKRLLSVLLGASALLAAPLAQADNWPSKPLKLIVAFPPGGASDAVGRIYAEKLSEAFKQPVLVDNKPGAGTAIAAEAAAKAAPDGYTLSLAPAGQLTVLPHLNKKLPYDPIRDFAPVSIVASVPYVLAASPNVHAANSKELIAAAKKEPGKLTYSSCGNGTLCHLSGELFKSLTGTDLLHIPFKGSAPAVTALLGGEVDLSFDTLTILAPQIKAGKIKGLIVSSKERSPLIPNVPTAAEVGLPQFDVSSWFGIVVPAATPKEIVHRLNQELVRIAKLPDVRERLLAQGLDASHTTPEAFAKSIKDDSARWGKIVQSSGAKLD